The genomic interval GACTTTGTGGCGGGTGTAGTTGTCGGTCGGTGAAACCGGATCGTCGGCGCGCATCAGGCGGGTCATCGGCTCCGGAAAGCCGAATACCGTCACCGATGAGGGATAGATCAGCAGCGGTTTCTCCGCACACTGTTCGATGGCATCGATCAGGCGGAAAGTCGCCTCGACATTCACCGCACGCGCCAGCGCCGGCGCAGTCTCGGTCAGCGGCGGCAGAATCGCGCCCAGATGCACGACCGCCGCAACGTCTTTCAGCAGCGGCTGGAATTCCAGCTTGCGCAAGTCGGCCCAGATCACTTCGTCATACAAATCGCCCAGCTTGCCGGCGACCTTGCGGTTCGCCGGGTTGTCGAGATCCATCGCCAGCAGGCGATGGCCGCGTTGCTTGAGCTCGGCAAGCACCATCTGGCCAAGGCGGCCAAAGGCACCGGTGACGATTACGGACTTGCTGGGATTCATGAACGACCTCGTTGCGATTGCATGGATTTGCGTGGGCTTATATGGATTACGCTGAGTCAGGCTGGCGTCAGCTTGGCCACGGCAAGCGCCAGCCATTTACTGCCGGCATGGGTGAAATTCACCTGCACGCGCGCGTCCTGGCCCGAACCTTCGGCGTTGATGATGACGCCTCGGCCGAACTTGTCGTGCATCACGCTCTGGCCGACGGCAAAACCGCTTGGCTCATCGCGCTGCAAGGCAGCGATCTCTGCCTTGCGGGTATCGTTGCCGTAACTGCCGTTTCGTGCAGCGCCGAAAGCATAAGCGCTGCCGGCATTGCGCAGTTGCGGCGTCAGCCACTTCAGCAGCGGCTGCGGAATCTCGTCGAGAAAGCGCGAGACGATGTTGTAGCGCGTCTGGCCATGCAGCATGCGCGTCTGCGCGAACGACAGATAGAGGCGCTGGCGGGCGCGCGTCACGGCAACGTACATCAGGCGCCGCTCCTCCTCCACGCCCCGGGTTTCGAGCAGGGCATTCTCGTGCGGGAACAGTCCTTCTTCCAGACCGCTGATGAAGACGATGTTGAACTCCAGCCCCTTGGCGGCATGCACGGTCATCAGTTGCACGGCATCGTCGCCGTCCTCTGCCTGGTGATCGCCCGCCTCCAGGGCGGCATGCGTCAGGAAGGCGATCAGCTCGCCTTCGTCCGCGGCAGCGGCATCATCATCTGCCGCTATGGGACGACGATCCTCCTCGGCAACGAAGCTGGCGGCGGCGGTCACCAGTTCGTCGAGGTTGGCCAGGCGGTCCTGGCCTTCCCGGTCGTTGCGATAGTGCTCGCGCAGGCCGGACAGTTCGACGACATGGTCAATCACCTCGGGCAGCGGCAAGCCGGCAGCGCCCTCGCGCATCCGGTCGAGCAAGCCGGAAAAATTCTGCAGCACGCTCTGCGCCTTGCCGGCAAGATGGACTATCGCCTGGTGCAGGCTGCACTGATGCAGCCTGGCCGCATCGGCAAGCTGCTCCAGGGAGCGCGCGCCGATGCCGCGCGTCGGGAAGTTGACGACACGCGCGAAGGCCGTATCGTCGTCGGGATTGGCGAGCAGGCGCAGATAGGCCAGCGCATGCTTGATTTCCTGGCGCTCGAAAAAGCGCAGGCCGCCATACACGCGATACGGCAGACCGGCGGAAAACAGCGCGTGCTCCAGCACCCGCGACTGGGCGTTCGAACGATAGAGCAGCGCGATCTCGCTGCGCGCGCGGCCGTCGCGCATCAGCGCCCTGATTTCCTCGACGATCCAGCGCGCCTCTTCGAGATCGCTGGCGGCTTCAAAGACGCACAGCGGCTCGCCGCTGCCGGCCTCGGTCCACAGATTCTTGCCCAGGCGCGTTTCGTTGTGCTTGATGATGGCGTTGGCCGCATCGAGGATGTTGCCCTGCGAACGGTAGTTCTGTTCGAGGCGGATCACCTCCGGCACGGCGAACTCGCGTTCGAAGGCGTGCATGTTGCCGACATCCGCGCCGCGAAAGGCGTAGATCGACTGGTCGTCATCCCCCACGGCAAACACCGCCGCGCCGGCGCCGCCGTCCGACAACAGCTTCAGCCAGCGGTATTGCAGCTTGTTGGTGTCCTGGAATTCATCGACCAGGATGTGGCGGAACCGCTGCTGATAATGGTTGCGCACAGGCTCGTTGCGCTCCAGCAACTCGAAGCTGCGCAGCAGCAGCTCGGCGAAGTCGACCACGCCTTCGCGCTGGCACTGCTGCTCGTAGGCCGCGTACAACTCGACGCGTTTTCTGCTGTAGTCATCCCAGGCCTCGACCGCCGCCGGCCGCTCGCCCTGCTCCTTGTGGGCATTGATGAAATGCTGCAGATCGCGCGGCGGAAACTTTTCGTCATCGACATTCAGCGACTTCAGCAGGCGCTTGATCGCCGAAAGCTGATCGGACTGATCGAGGATCTGGAACATCTGCGGCAGTCCCGCCTCGCGATGATGCGCGCGCAACAGGCGGTTGCACAGGCCATGAAAGGTGCCGATCCACATGCTGCGGGTGTTGACCGGCAACATGGCCGACAGGCGCGCCAGCATCTCCTTCGCCGCCTTGTTGGTGAAGGTCACGGCGAGAATATTGTGCGGACCGGCCAGCCCTTGCGCCAGCAGCCAGGCGATGCGCGTGGTCAGCACGCGCGTCTTGCCGCTGCCGGCGCCGGCAAGGATCAAGGCATGGCGCGGTTCCAGGGTGACCGCAGCGAGCTGCTCGGCATTGAGCCCGGAAAGAAGATGGGGAGACGAAACGGACATAAGCGGCGAATTATACGCAGCGCCCCGGAACATCTGGCGCTTGGCTATACTTGACAGCCCATCCCCTGCCCATCCCGAGCCCGAAGCCTGGAGTCAGCCATCATGAGCCACAAGGAAGTGGAAGCAGTCCTGCTGCCCGACGAACAACCGATCCTGCGCGTCGTGCCGATGCCGGCCGACGTGAATGCGGCCGGCGACATCTTCGGCGGCTGGGTGATGTCGCAAGTCGATATCGCCGGTGGCGTCGTCGCCGTCCAGGTCGCGCGCGGACGCATCGCCACCGTCGCGGTCAATGCCTTCCAGTTCAGGCAACCCATTTCAGTCGGCGACGTGGTCAGCTTCTACGGCAAGGTGGCACGCATCGGCCGCACCTCGATCACCGTCGATGTCCAGGTGTATGCGGAACGCTACCGGCCCTGCACGGAGAAACCGCTGGTCGTCAAGGTCACCGAAGCCACGCTGACCTATGTGGCAACCGGCAGCGACGGCAGCAAACGCGAAATCTGCCTGCCCGCAAGCTGAAGCCGGGCCAGCTCGGCGCGGCACCCGCCATGCCGCTGCATGGCTCGCTGCATGACTACTTCTTTCCCGCCTTCCTGCGCGCGGCCGGCTTCGGTTTTGCCGCGGGTCCATCGGTACTGCCAGCCGCTCCCGCCTCGTTTCCGGCCGCCGGTTGCTGCATGAAATTCCACGGCCAGAGCGCCGGATTCATCATCGTATCCAGCGCCACCTGAGCAAAGGGATTGGCCGCGCCGGCCGAATCTGCCGCTGCCGTTGCTGTTCCCTGCTCGCCGGCATCCATGGCCGCCCGCACCGACTGGCCCATCGCCTGCACCGTCATCAGCGCGACCCGCTGCATCTCCAATCCTTGAATCGTCATTTGCAGCATGTTCAGATTGGTCTTCAGCCAGCCTTCGACCGCCTTGAGATCGGCAATCCGCTTGCCGATCTCATCCACATCCACCGTCGGCGTCACCATGCCGGGGAGGGAAAATCCCATGCTGTTCCACATGGATTTCAGGAAGTCCAGCGAGTCAGCGGCAGATGATTCCTTTGACATATTCATGACTCCGGGAAATAATAGGTGGATACTACTCCAAGGCCATACTGCCCGGCGTGACAAAATGCTTTGTTTTCACCATTCCCCTTCGTTAGCATGGCGCGTCAGCCGATTCGTCGGGCTGTCATGGAAACAGGAAATGACTGCATGAAACTGCTGATCGTCGAAGACCACGCACTGGTGCGTGAAGGTTTGCTGCATACGCTGAAAAAACTGGGCCGCGACGTCGTCTGCAATGGCGTACAGAATGCCGAGGAGGCGCTGGCGCTGCTCGAAAAAGAGGGCAGCGAACACTACGGTCTGTGCCTGCTCGACCTGATGCTGCCCGGCCTCAACGGCATGGGCTGCCTGGGTGTATTACGCAAACGCTTTCCGGCCTTGCCCGTGGTCATCATTTCGGCACTCGATGATCGCAACACGATAGAGCGCGCCATGCGTGCCGGGGCTTCCGGCTTCATCAGCAAATCCAGTCCCGGCGCAGTCCTGCTGAATGCCCTGCGCACCGTATTGGCCGGTGACGTCTATGTTCCAAGGGTATTTCACGATGAAATCCTCATGCGGGGCAAACGCAACAGCAACGCTTCACTGGCCGAGCAATACAATCTGACCACGGCGCAGATGCGGGTGCTCGAACCGCTGGTGCAGGGCAAAACCAACCGGCAGATCAGCGAACTGCTGGGCCTGACCGAAGGCACGATCAAGGTGCACGTATCCGCCATCCTCAAGGCGCTCAATGTCGACAACCGCTCGCAGGCGCTGCTGCTCGTCAAGGAACACAAGTCGAACAAGCTTTGAGCGTCCTGCGGACTGACAGTGGCAGCGCAGTACGGAAAGCGGCAACGCCAGCGGCGTCAAACGCCGTAGCCGAAGCGGACCGGCGCAGGAAACCGGCCAGGCGGCGGATTCGGCGGCGTCTGGGCGCCAGTCTCGACGATATTTCCGCCACTTCGCGCATGTTTGCGGGTATGCGCGACCGGCTCGCCAGAGACTTCCAATTGCAGCAGATCGATCACCTGGCAGGAGACGCTGCGGCAGGCATTCGCCAGTGCCGTCGGCAAGGCAAGCGGCATCTGTTTCTGCAGCAGCAGCTTGCTTGCCGAAAGCGCGGATACCGGATCCAGAATCCGGTCCTGATATTGCGAAAGGAATTCACGCATCGCCCGGTCCGCCGCGTCACGCTGCCAGGCATTGGTCGGCCATTGCATGGGTACGGCGTAGGCGCGCGGAAACCTTTCCAGATCGCGCGTCACGGTACGAATGTCCTCGTGGGAATCACGAAACGGCAGCAGCACCAGATCCGCCAGACCATACAGCCGATGATCCATTTCGGTGCGGTTGCCGCCGCCATCGACCACGCCCAGCCAGGCATCGAGCGCGCGAATCTTCTCCATGACCTTGCCCAGCGTCTCGTGCGTGCGGGCATCCGCCGTCAGATAGCGGCGATTGACGGGATCCAGCGGCTCGCGGTCGGTATCCGTCAGCACGCAGACGGAACGCTGACCCAGCAGACCCAGCCCCTGGCAAAGCATGTGGGAAAGCGTGGTCTTGCCGGTACCGCCCTTGTTGCCGATGACACAAATGATGTCCGCCATGTAAGCCTCTCCAGATTCCACCGCCCCGCCACCATCGCATCGGTGCAAATACCCATGAAACAAAGCAAGGTCACGGGTACGCGGCAGGTTGGCATTATTGGCGAAGGCCGAAGCCGACAAAGCCGGGAAATGCGCGGCAATCGAGCCTTTATTCCTCGCCGCCGCCCGGCATGCGATAACAGTAAAGCCGGGTCTCGCGCCGGTCGGCAACGACGAGCTGCGATTCCGGCGCCACTTCGGGAACCGCAAAGCTGTTGCTGATCAACAGACTGTCAGGCCGCATCTGCGACCTGGCCAACGCATGCAGACGCGGCATCGGAGCCGGCGACAGGAAGGCATACACGACATCGAAGGGCGCCAGCGAAACGCGCCAGAAGTCACCATAGCGGATCTGCAGATTGCCGTGGCCACTGGCCGCCAGCCTGGCCCACAGCCAGGGCAACGGCGCATGCTCCACGCCGACGAATTCGCAATCGGGACGCGCCTTGGCCAAATGACGCAACAGGCCGCCATGACCGCAGCCAAGATCGACCAGCCGGCACGGCGTATTCGGCAACAAGCGCAGCACGGCGGCGGCGGTCGCCGGATTGGACAGATACAGCGGCACCTGGCTGCGGTCGATGCGCCAATAGAACAACAGCAGCAGAACGAAGCCCGCCAGATACCAGCCCGACGCGATTTCCAGCCGGCTGGCCAGCAGCACGGCCGGCAAAAACCCCAGATGCAGGGGAATCCACCAGCGCGGCGCGCCGAGCAACTGTCCGATCAGCGCCGCCAGCACCGCCTGCAGCAGCACCGCTTGCAACAGTGAAGCGAGTACGCCCGGCAGCGCATACGCCAGCGTCGCCGCCAGCACGATACCGGCCATCTGGGCCAGCAGAGCCTGACGCAAGGGGTGAGCGGAGCGGCGCAAAAACATCGCCGGATGATAGCCCAGCTCGGCGCGCTGGCGCATGAATCGAGCGCTCCACCGGCAACGCAACTGCCGCAAGCGCCGATATCTCTGATACAATTCGCCGCTTCGGGGCGTAGCGCAGCCTGGTAGCGCACTTGCATGGGGTGCAAGGGGTCGCGAGTTCGAATCCCGCCGTCCCGACCAATGGAATCAAGCACTTGGGCCAGTCTTCGGACTGGCCCAAATGTTTTTTTGGGATTGGTTCTCAAAAAAGTGCCCAACGAAGTGTCCAACAACCGCCATGGATTAGTGGGGTTGTCGGCCAATCACTTTGCGAACAATTGTCGCGATTGCCACCCACGTACAGTACGCGAGCCGTAGCGGAGGCCGAAGGAAGTCCCTGTGGGACGCCTCACCCATGAAATTCATGGAGCACTGGATCTCGACTCAGCATGAATCGAAACTCGCTGCATAATGCCGTTGGGTTAGAAGATGAAAAACAGAGGGAGGCTCATGCACAAGGGCCACATTCATTTCCACTGGAGAGAAAACCATGATTCATAAGTTCGCAGTCCTGGCTGTTGTAAGCACACTTTGCTCGCCGGTGTTGGCCGGGGGCAATGCGCTTCCGCTAAAGGAAGTCAACGCATTGAGACAGCAAGGATATTCGGTACGAACCATTACTCCGATCTTTGGTCAGCTAGTCACATTTTCATTTCCCAAAGGGTTCGTACCTGCGTTCGAGGATACAAAAGGTGGCCAATACATTCAAGAACTGGTCCTCGAAGGAGAGAACGTAAAGAAGTGGTCTCAGATGGTTACGATCACAGGAGCAAAGGGGCTTGCTTCAAATCCAAACGTAACGCCAGCGCGATTCGCCGACAACATGGCGGGCGGTTTCAAACGTGTGTGCCCAGACTCATACACCGCCACTGGCCTTGGTGAAATCAAGTTCGGTAGCCATGACGGATTTGTCGCCGTCGTGAGTTGCGGGGTCGCAAGCCCCGTCGGAGAGTCTTACAGCGAATCCATGCTCCTGATCGTTATCAAGGGCGAGAGCGACTACTACACCATCCAGTGGGCTGAGAGGGGTAAGGCATCGAAGACTCCGATCAAGTTCGACAATGCCAAATGGTCTGGTAGATTCAAAAAACTTACACCGATCAAGCTGTGCCCTATTGTCCCTGGGGAGCCGGCTCCTTATCCCAGTTGCACCAATCGCACGTAATGTCATCCGCACTCCCAACGACCAAGGTTAATTCTGGTTTTTGAAGCTCGGACGCCCGTACCCTGAGCGATTTTTCGAACGCAAGGAATTCCATGACCACGATCTATCGAAGAAGACGCGCATCCAATCGTGAGCTTCCCCCAAAATTTCGTCCTCCAAGGAATAGGGTATAACGCTCCGTAAATCTGGAAGGAGAAGTTGAGGAAGATAGCGAATTCGAATCCCGCCGCTCCAGCCAATGGAAACAAGCATTTGGGCCAGTCTTCGGACTGGCCCAAATGTTTTTCGGGCATCGAGCCTGCCTTGCCGATGACCGATTTCAGACGCCGGACGGCAGTTTGGAAGCCATCATGCTTCGCCGGTCGAGCTTGCGGCCATCGACGATGAACGTCCCATCGCCCACGGCGTGTATGCGCCGACGCTCCCTGCGTTCCGGATCGATGTGGGCCACTATCGCCTTCAACACGACGATGCCGTAACGATCGATGACGTCGGCAACCTTGCATTCGATGTTGGCCAGGCACTCCTTGATCAATGGCGCCTTGACGAATTTTCCCGGCACGGCCGTCAGGCCGAACCTGGCGAACTTGTCGGTATCGCTCCCGGAGCATGTACCGATGCCCACGACCGTATCCAGCAGGTCTACCGTGGGAATGGCGATCACGCACTCGCGTTGTTTGCGCAAAGCCCCGAACGAATGGTTCCATGCACCCGTCGCGATGGCGAACGCCGGGGTGAAATCCATCACCATCGTCCACGATATGGTCATGATGTTGGGCTTGCGCCCATCATAGGTGGTCACCAGGACCACCGGGCCGGGTTCGATCAGGGTAAAGGCCTTGGCTAACGCCAGCGTTCGCATGTCGACATCTCCAGCAGCATGGACGGGTAGGCGACGGATGATGGCATATTGTAACCAGCGACATGGCTCACTGGCGCTGGACAGCCTCGCCATTGCAATCATGAAACAATCCATGCCTGAGCCTGAAAGGGAAATCATCATGTCCAACCAGGAACACATCGTCATCTTCACTGGCGCGGGCGTTTCCGCCGAAAGCGGCATCGCCACCTTCCGCGACGCGAACGGCCTGTGGGAAAAGCACCGACCGGAAGAAGTGGCCCACATCGCTGCCTGGCGGCGCGACCCGGAACTGGTGCTGCGCTTTTACAACCAGCGCTGGGCGCAACTGCAAACCGTGCAGCCCAACGCGGCGCATCACGCCATTGCGGAACTGGAAGAAAATTTCAATGTGACCGTCATCACGCAGAACGTGGACGACCTGCACGAGCGCGCCGGTTCCACCAAGGTCATCCACCTGCACGGCGAACTGCTGAAGGCCTGTGAAACGCATGACAAGTCACGCACCTATCCTTATGCGCAACCGCTGAAGCTGGGCGACCTCGGCCCCACGGGACGGCAGTTGCGGCCCTTCATCGTCTGGTTCGGCGAAGATGTGCCGCTGATGCCCCTGGCGCAGGAAATCGTTTCCACGGCCAGCACCTTCATCGTCGTCGGCACCTCGCTCAATGTCTATCCCGCCGCCGCTCTGGTCCACGACGCGCTGATCGCCCGGCGAAAATTCCTGGTGAACAAGGAGCCCGCGCTGGACAACCTGGCGATTCGGGACGAAGACTGGCAGCAGTTCATCGGCCCGGCGACGGAGGGAATACGACGGGTGAGGGATGTGTTGTTGGGGTAGAGGCAGCGGTAATGGATTCGTGCAACCGCGTACCGTACGCCATCGAGCAGAACAATGACAGACTCGGCAAGGGTGATTGCGTGGTTTCGGCGATGCCGTGCCCCATATAAGGCGAAACGCCGTCAATTCTCGAAGACGATGCCTGCAGCAATCCACCGAGCGAAGTAATGACGATGACACTACGCACATGCTACACTGCGCACAATCAAGGAGGTTTCCCCATGACGGCCAGCACTGTGATTGCCAAACGCGACACCCTCAACCTGCGCATCAAGCCGCAAGTACGCGATCTGATCGATCGTGCAGCCAAGGTACGTGGCAAGAACCGCACGGACTTCATCCTCGATGCCGCGCGTCAGGCAGCAGAAGAAGCGCTGCTTGACCAGGCGCTGATACAGGTGAGTCCCGAAGCCTATGCCGAGTTTCTGGCACGTCTGGATCGCCCGGCGGCTGCCAACGTCCGCCTGCAAAAGACCCTGCAAACACCCGCACCCTGGGACCAGGCGTAATGCTGGCAGCTCCCGCGCCGC from Sterolibacterium denitrificans carries:
- a CDS encoding UvrD-helicase domain-containing protein, yielding MSVSSPHLLSGLNAEQLAAVTLEPRHALILAGAGSGKTRVLTTRIAWLLAQGLAGPHNILAVTFTNKAAKEMLARLSAMLPVNTRSMWIGTFHGLCNRLLRAHHREAGLPQMFQILDQSDQLSAIKRLLKSLNVDDEKFPPRDLQHFINAHKEQGERPAAVEAWDDYSRKRVELYAAYEQQCQREGVVDFAELLLRSFELLERNEPVRNHYQQRFRHILVDEFQDTNKLQYRWLKLLSDGGAGAAVFAVGDDDQSIYAFRGADVGNMHAFEREFAVPEVIRLEQNYRSQGNILDAANAIIKHNETRLGKNLWTEAGSGEPLCVFEAASDLEEARWIVEEIRALMRDGRARSEIALLYRSNAQSRVLEHALFSAGLPYRVYGGLRFFERQEIKHALAYLRLLANPDDDTAFARVVNFPTRGIGARSLEQLADAARLHQCSLHQAIVHLAGKAQSVLQNFSGLLDRMREGAAGLPLPEVIDHVVELSGLREHYRNDREGQDRLANLDELVTAAASFVAEEDRRPIAADDDAAAADEGELIAFLTHAALEAGDHQAEDGDDAVQLMTVHAAKGLEFNIVFISGLEEGLFPHENALLETRGVEEERRLMYVAVTRARQRLYLSFAQTRMLHGQTRYNIVSRFLDEIPQPLLKWLTPQLRNAGSAYAFGAARNGSYGNDTRKAEIAALQRDEPSGFAVGQSVMHDKFGRGVIINAEGSGQDARVQVNFTHAGSKWLALAVAKLTPA
- a CDS encoding NAD-dependent deacylase, with protein sequence MSNQEHIVIFTGAGVSAESGIATFRDANGLWEKHRPEEVAHIAAWRRDPELVLRFYNQRWAQLQTVQPNAAHHAIAELEENFNVTVITQNVDDLHERAGSTKVIHLHGELLKACETHDKSRTYPYAQPLKLGDLGPTGRQLRPFIVWFGEDVPLMPLAQEIVSTASTFIVVGTSLNVYPAAALVHDALIARRKFLVNKEPALDNLAIRDEDWQQFIGPATEGIRRVRDVLLG
- a CDS encoding response regulator transcription factor, yielding MKLLIVEDHALVREGLLHTLKKLGRDVVCNGVQNAEEALALLEKEGSEHYGLCLLDLMLPGLNGMGCLGVLRKRFPALPVVIISALDDRNTIERAMRAGASGFISKSSPGAVLLNALRTVLAGDVYVPRVFHDEILMRGKRNSNASLAEQYNLTTAQMRVLEPLVQGKTNRQISELLGLTEGTIKVHVSAILKALNVDNRSQALLLVKEHKSNKL
- a CDS encoding PhaM family polyhydroxyalkanoate granule multifunctional regulatory protein, which translates into the protein MSKESSAADSLDFLKSMWNSMGFSLPGMVTPTVDVDEIGKRIADLKAVEGWLKTNLNMLQMTIQGLEMQRVALMTVQAMGQSVRAAMDAGEQGTATAAADSAGAANPFAQVALDTMMNPALWPWNFMQQPAAGNEAGAAGSTDGPAAKPKPAARRKAGKK
- a CDS encoding DUF1778 domain-containing protein → MTASTVIAKRDTLNLRIKPQVRDLIDRAAKVRGKNRTDFILDAARQAAEEALLDQALIQVSPEAYAEFLARLDRPAAANVRLQKTLQTPAPWDQA
- a CDS encoding acyl-CoA thioesterase, producing MSHKEVEAVLLPDEQPILRVVPMPADVNAAGDIFGGWVMSQVDIAGGVVAVQVARGRIATVAVNAFQFRQPISVGDVVSFYGKVARIGRTSITVDVQVYAERYRPCTEKPLVVKVTEATLTYVATGSDGSKREICLPAS
- a CDS encoding flavin reductase family protein, with the protein product MMISLSGSGMDCFMIAMARLSSASEPCRWLQYAIIRRLPVHAAGDVDMRTLALAKAFTLIEPGPVVLVTTYDGRKPNIMTISWTMVMDFTPAFAIATGAWNHSFGALRKQRECVIAIPTVDLLDTVVGIGTCSGSDTDKFARFGLTAVPGKFVKAPLIKECLANIECKVADVIDRYGIVVLKAIVAHIDPERRERRRIHAVGDGTFIVDGRKLDRRSMMASKLPSGV
- a CDS encoding class I SAM-dependent methyltransferase, which encodes MRQRAELGYHPAMFLRRSAHPLRQALLAQMAGIVLAATLAYALPGVLASLLQAVLLQAVLAALIGQLLGAPRWWIPLHLGFLPAVLLASRLEIASGWYLAGFVLLLLFYWRIDRSQVPLYLSNPATAAAVLRLLPNTPCRLVDLGCGHGGLLRHLAKARPDCEFVGVEHAPLPWLWARLAASGHGNLQIRYGDFWRVSLAPFDVVYAFLSPAPMPRLHALARSQMRPDSLLISNSFAVPEVAPESQLVVADRRETRLYCYRMPGGGEE